The genomic region TGTCCTCGTCCCGTGGAACTCCTGGCGCCACGAGTTCTACAAGCCGATGGGGACGCTCCACGACGCCGACCGCGGCGGCTTTATCTTCGCCCCCGAGGTCGGCCTCCACGAGAACGTCCACGAACTCGACTTCTCCTCGTTGTATCCGAACATCATCTGTACCCGGAACGTCTCGCCGGACGTCATCCGGTGTGACTGCCACAGCGACCGCGACGACGCCCCCGGCCTCGAGTACTCGATCTGCGACGACCGGGGCTACCTTGTCGACGTGCTACAGCCGATCATCGACGCGCGCGACGAGATCAAGGCGGCCATCCGTCGCGAGAAGGAACGGGACGATCCCGATGAGGACCGGCTGGCGGAACTCGAGGGACGGTCGGGAGCGCTGAAGTGGATTCTCGTCGCCTGCTTCGGCTATCAAGGGTTCAGCAACGCGAAGTTCGGCCGCATCGAGTGCCACGAGGCGATTAATGCGTTCGCTCGCGAGATTCTGCTGACGGCGAAACAGCGGCTGGAAGCTGGCGGCTGGCGGGTCGTCCACGGCATCGTCGACTCCATCTGGGTGACGCCGGACCCCGACGTCGACGACGATGACCGCGAGGACCTCGAGACGCTCGCGACGGAGATCACGGAACGCGTCGAGATTCGGCTCGAACACGAAGCCCACTACGACTGGGTGGCGTTCGTGCCGCAGCGCGAGAGCGACGCCGGCGCGCTGACGAAGTACTTCGGGAAGGTCGCCGGCGACGACGACTTCAAAATCAGAGGTATCGAAGCCCGGCAGCGTTCGACCCCGCCGTTCATCGAGGACGTCCAGCGGGATTGTCTCGACCGGCTCGATGCCACGCGGTCACCGGACGCGGTACTCGGACGGCTCGAACGAGCTATCGACGAACTGCAGGCGGGCAACGTAGCAGTGGAGCGGCTCGTCGAACGGAACCGTGTCTCGAAGCCCCTAGAGGGGTACTCACAGAATACCCAGAACGTGGCCGCCTTGAAGCGAGCCCGCGAGCAGGACCTGGCAGTCCACCCGGGCCAGGATATCGAGTACGTGGTTGTCGACGACGAGAAATCCTCGCGAG from Natrinema pellirubrum DSM 15624 harbors:
- a CDS encoding type B DNA-directed DNA polymerase, with amino-acid sequence MPFSIDFLDDGRVLEWEATADGAVATERDDYTPRFYVGARDPDADLDLTTLQSVYDQHPDVVATELVARRPGFRRDEEAVLAVDVAHIDRVTPLARQARQLSAYPVGDLACFNVDFSREFRYCLETDADPTPASELSTLRLSVPVTETSNDIYGELSVAGDTVTGSPTDLLTAVQGALDAHDPDVLVCSTSEIVPTLYEMATDAVVDDFSLSRWPDVDYQQLASRSTYSSYGRVGHSPARYNVPGRAIIDESNTFFYGETNLDGVLDLVSRSKKPVQELAWASIGNVLTAIQICEAHDRGVLVPWNSWRHEFYKPMGTLHDADRGGFIFAPEVGLHENVHELDFSSLYPNIICTRNVSPDVIRCDCHSDRDDAPGLEYSICDDRGYLVDVLQPIIDARDEIKAAIRREKERDDPDEDRLAELEGRSGALKWILVACFGYQGFSNAKFGRIECHEAINAFAREILLTAKQRLEAGGWRVVHGIVDSIWVTPDPDVDDDDREDLETLATEITERVEIRLEHEAHYDWVAFVPQRESDAGALTKYFGKVAGDDDFKIRGIEARQRSTPPFIEDVQRDCLDRLDATRSPDAVLGRLERAIDELQAGNVAVERLVERNRVSKPLEGYSQNTQNVAALKRAREQDLAVHPGQDIEYVVVDDEKSSRDRVALAHEEIETYDASYYETQLVRAIESVLLPLGWDRTDIRRRLAETREVELTEFTAARNG